A single window of Mugil cephalus isolate CIBA_MC_2020 chromosome 1, CIBA_Mcephalus_1.1, whole genome shotgun sequence DNA harbors:
- the LOC125003994 gene encoding astrocytic phosphoprotein PEA-15, whose protein sequence is MAEYSSLLSDLSENITNEDLEQLKSACKEDIPEDQSNNITSSKEWFSYLEKNDKLAQDNLSYIEHIFEISRRPDLLTRVIEYRTTVLKISEDDEIDTKLTRIPSAKKYKDIIRQPSEDEIIKLAPPPKKV, encoded by the exons ATGGCGGAGTACAGCTCTCTGCTCAGCGACCTGTCTGAAAACATCACCAACGAGGATTTGGAGCAGCTTAAGTCGGCCTGCAAGGAGGACATCCCCGAAGACCAGAGCAACAACATCACCTCCTCCAAGGAGTGGTTCAGCTACCTGGAGAAGAACGACAAGCTGGCCCAGG ATAACCTTTCGTACATCGAGCACATCTTTGAGATTTCGCGGCGACCGGACCTGCTGACGAGGGTGATCGAGTACCGCACGACTGTGCTGAAGATTTCTGAGGATGACGAGATCGACACCAAGCTCACGCGCATCCCCTCAGCCAAGAAATACAAAG ACATCATCCGCCAGCCATCTGAAGATGAGATCATCAAGCTGGCCCCTCCGCCCAAAAAAGTGTGA
- the LOC124999863 gene encoding sterile alpha motif domain-containing protein 9-like produces MANGPALSTVDGGEIYVGRTFRDSFSSLDVLHANEFEGELYDPNFVEERQANFYRGAPPNWLNFHFSEQAASNGTGTPFIKRDGYQALKEEIQEKAKFPGISAVKLFHQPGCGGTTTAMHVLWDLRKTLRCAVLRGSAPDITNVAKDVVLLFTAGNQGHQNTVLLLLDDEQILDDLQHSIMMMITAQQKLVTYRPVVVLLSCVRKDAVLESDHVVLQKVLSDKEKQQFNEKKEELSRRYGERCKLFHGFNILQTNFSQDYIEKACEIFITIRKTNKPLKTQLAAFLSLLNAYVPGSYLLESQCRDFLKHHDNIDRYLSLEHLMKPFTHLIVTFQQDIRSERIVRMVHPLIAQCCIDMMDKAGVTRSDTARNFLTCFCKDEVPPWLLGFVKDMLTKRVMKKEENPNIKEDKERFSRLILDIQKMEGEPQSASVLKMASKRFDQNAFFPQALARFYYIELKDYNLAETWAKTAKQRDPQSSFVADTLGQVHKNHLNNNAPSTQLEILQLAEKAIAAFKHEEELAEKEAEVKLNNDHQTKVSHLYNSRGQFGYLQVCNALYDKLVEENITWREVLTKKVSMISVLESLGHKKLYRFNTLINSLRDEVERKCDFFDKYLTYSKLSMEKEDPEYITRDTLDCYRNYVGESPPTREGAVGVLSCLDREYTKSELKEIITRYGEICSSKDSGTALNFPLKCRLPKGFGEKMPMSPKDPPEQHMLALLLYWPDKEEKCTFDLNQLIQQMHQSYEHTYKKYFCSRYLRPLFFIGKGPDQNLIVHRKVLEQLCEQSQKTVPDWSNTWKNEHIFKNPRVQEHLLTVEGVVRNYRVYATVGDTEIEVNVNLQNSLWKPRQVFFYLGFTIRGPVAFRIQTKN; encoded by the coding sequence ATGGCAAACGGACCAGCCCTGTCCACTGTTGACGGTGGGGAAATATATGTGGGCAGGACATTCAGAGATTCCTTCTCATCGTTAGATGTTCTTCATGCAAATGAGTTTGAAGGAGAGTTATATGATCCAAACTTTGTTGAGGAAAGACAGGCAAACTTTTACAGAGGAGCTCCCCCCAACTGGTTAAACTTTCACTTTAGTGAACAGGCAGCGTCAAATGGCACTGGAACCCCTTTCATTAAACGAGATGGATATCAAGCGCTCAAGGAAGAAATTCAGGAAAAAGCAAAGTTCCCTGGAATATCAGCTGTTAAACTGTTTCACCAACCAGGATGTGGAGGAACTACAACAGCCATGCATGTGCTGTGGGACTTGAGGAAAACCTTGAGGTGTGCTGTTTTAAGAGGTTCAGCCCCAGACATTACAAATGTTGCCAAAGATGTGGTCCTTCTTTTCACAGCAGGAAATCAAGGCCACCAGAACACCGTGTTACTGTTACTGGATGATGAGCAGATCTTGGATGATCTCCAACACAGcattatgatgatgataacTGCTCAACAGAAGTTAGTCACCTACAGGCCTGTGGTGGTTTTACTCAGCTGTGTGAGAAAAGATGCAGTTCTAGAGAGTGACCATGTCGTACTACAGAAGGTACTCTCAGACAAAGAGAAGCAACAATTCaatgagaaaaaggaagaacttAGCAGAAGATACGGTGAAAGATGCAAACTATTTCATGGTTTTAACATATTGCAAACAAATTTCTCCCAGGATTACATCGAAAAGGCATGTGAGATATTTATCACaatcaggaaaacaaataaaccacTGAAGACTCAGCTTGCTGCCTTCCTATCCCTTCTGAATGCCTATGTCCCAGGTTCATATCTCCTGGAGTCTCAGTGCAGAGACTTCCTCAAACACCATGACAACATCGATCGATACCTTTCACTGGAACACCTAATGAAGCCTTTTACTCACCTCATCGTCACCTTCCAGCAAGATATAAGATCTGAAAGAATTGTCCGCATGGTTCACCCTTTGATAGCACAGTGTTGTATTGATATGATGGACAAAGCAGGAGTGACTAGAAGTGACACAGCAAGAAACTTCTTGACCTGTTTTTGCAAAGATGAGGTTCCTCCGTGGTTGCTTGGTTTTGTCAAAGACATGCTAACCAAAAGAgtaatgaaaaaagaagaaaatcccAACATTAAAGAGGATAAAGAAAGGTTTTCTAGGCTGATTCTTGACATTcaaaagatggagggagaacCACAGAGTGCATCAGTTTTAAAGATGGCATCAAAGAGATTTGatcaaaatgctttttttccacAAGCACTTGCTCGTTTTTATTACATCGAACTCAAAGACTACAATCTGGCAGAAACGTGGGCAAAGACAGCAAAACAAAGAGATCCCCAAAGTTCATTTGTTGCTGATACACTGGGCCAAGTCCATAAGAACCACCTGAATAACAATGCGCCTTCTACCCAACTCGAAATCTTGCAACTGGCCGAAAAGGCAATTGCAGCATTCAAACATGAAGAGGAACTTGCTGAGAAGGAAGCTGAGGTAAAACTGAACAATGATCACCAAACTAAAGTCTCACATCTTTATAACTCCAGAGGACAGTTTGGTTACCTTCAGGTTTGCAATGCTCTGTATGACAAACTTGTAGAAGAAAACATAACATGGAGAGAAGTTCTCACGAAGAAAGTGTCTATGATCTCTGTCTTGGAATCACTTGGACACAAGAAACTCTACAGATTTAACACTCTAATAAACAGCCTGAGAGATGAGGtagagagaaaatgtgatttttttgatAAATATCTGACTTACTCAAAGCTTAGCATGGAGAAAGAGGATCCTGAATACATTACTAGAGACACCTTGGACTGCTACAGGAATTATGTTGGAGAGTCACCACCAACGCGAGAAGGTGCTGTGGGAGTACTGTCCTGTCTTGACAGAGAATACACTAAATCAGAGCTAAAGGAAATCATAACGCGGTATGGAGAAATCTGTTCAAGCAAAGATTCAGGAACAGCTCTCAACTTCCCTCTGAAATGTAGGTTGCCAAAGGGATTTGGAGAGAAAATGCCGATGAGTCCAAAGGATCCACCTGAGCAGCACATGTTAGCCCTCCTCCTGTACTGGCCtgacaaagaagagaaatgtaCCTTTGACCTGAATCAGTTAATTCAGCAAATGCATCAGTCTTATGAACATACATAcaagaaatacttttgttcAAGGTATCTTCGCCCTCTGTTTTTCATTGGAAAAGGACCAGATCAGAACCTAATTGTTCACAGAAAAGTTCTCGAACAACTGTGTGAGCAAAGTCAGAAAACTGTACCAGATTGGAGCAACACCTGGAAGAATGAGCATATTTTCAAAAATCCCCGGGTCCAGGAGCACCTTCTCACTGTTGAAGGGGTGGTACGAAACTACAGAGTGTATGCAACTGTTGGTGACACAGAGATCGAGGTGAATGTCAACCTGCAAAACAGCCTCTGGAAACCACGGCAAGTGTTCTTCTACCTTGGATTTACCATCAGAGGTCCTGTGGCCTTTCGCATCCAGACCAAAAACTGA